One genomic segment of Pirellulales bacterium includes these proteins:
- a CDS encoding protein arginine kinase has product MDKANVDFTNLARTSGEWLRGAGPEADIVMSSRIRLARNLADYPFISRANPADRTEIERVLRGRIMGIEDLGNMTFVDVNKLPALDRQLLVERQLISREHSDAEGPRGVVIAENEQISLMINEEDHLRIQVIQSGLNLQSAWETINRIDDMVEKQVTYAFNENLGYLTACPTNVGTGMRVSVMLHLPALVITRQIDKLFRSLQKISLAVRGLYGEGSQAMGDFYQISNQITLGRSEADLVKQVGDVIPTIIDYERKARDFLVKESHENLHDRVSRAYGILRTAQTISSEETMHLLSSVRMGVNLGLIHDLEIPTVNKLFIYTQPAHLQKITGGELDTADRNIERARYLRHLLNKEERGGDGLSQN; this is encoded by the coding sequence TTGGATAAAGCGAACGTGGATTTCACGAACCTGGCACGTACAAGTGGCGAATGGCTTCGCGGGGCGGGACCCGAGGCCGACATCGTCATGAGCAGCCGCATCCGCCTGGCGCGCAACCTGGCGGACTACCCCTTCATCAGTCGCGCGAATCCGGCCGATCGGACCGAGATCGAGCGCGTGCTGCGCGGCCGCATCATGGGGATCGAAGATCTGGGCAACATGACGTTTGTCGACGTCAACAAGCTGCCGGCGCTCGATCGGCAATTGCTCGTCGAGCGGCAATTGATCAGCCGCGAGCATTCCGACGCCGAGGGACCGCGCGGCGTGGTGATTGCCGAAAACGAACAGATCAGCCTGATGATCAACGAGGAGGATCATCTGCGGATCCAGGTCATTCAAAGCGGATTGAACCTGCAGAGCGCCTGGGAGACGATCAATCGCATCGACGACATGGTCGAGAAGCAGGTGACGTACGCCTTCAACGAAAACCTTGGCTACCTCACGGCCTGCCCTACGAATGTCGGCACCGGCATGCGGGTGAGCGTGATGTTGCATTTGCCGGCACTCGTGATCACGCGGCAGATCGACAAGCTGTTTCGCTCGCTGCAGAAAATCAGTCTGGCCGTGCGCGGCTTGTACGGCGAAGGCTCGCAGGCGATGGGAGACTTCTACCAGATCAGCAACCAGATCACGCTGGGACGCAGTGAGGCGGACCTGGTCAAGCAGGTCGGCGACGTTATCCCAACGATCATTGACTACGAGCGCAAGGCGCGTGATTTCCTGGTGAAGGAAAGCCACGAAAACTTGCACGACCGGGTGAGCCGTGCTTACGGCATCCTGCGCACGGCGCAAACGATCAGCTCGGAAGAAACCATGCACTTGCTCTCCAGTGTGCGCATGGGGGTTAATCTGGGGTTGATTCACGACCTCGAGATTCCCACGGTCAACAAGCTGTTTATCTATACACAGCCGGCCCACCTGCAAAAGATCACCGGCGGCGAGCTGGATACGGCCGACCGCAACATCGAGCGCGCTCGCTACCTGCGCCACTTGCTGAACAAGGAAGAGCGCGGCGGCGATGGGCTAAGCCAGAACTAG
- the hisA gene encoding 1-(5-phosphoribosyl)-5-[(5-phosphoribosylamino)methylideneamino]imidazole-4-carboxamide isomerase, with amino-acid sequence MQIWPAIDLRGGKCVRLEQGDYGRETIFGDDPAAMARHWVDEGAECLHLVDLDGARDGRPTNLPAIEKILAAVDVPCELGGGIRDEQTVRQLLDAGLARLVIGTRALAEPEWFRRLCREVPDRLVLGIDARDGQVATDGWLRTSGVAATELARDFSDEPLAAIIYTDIATDGMLCGPNLAAMREMQAATRLPVIASGGIHAADDMRQLAALGLAGCIIGRALYEHKFTLREALAAAAEGGSRQANPLV; translated from the coding sequence ATGCAGATCTGGCCGGCTATTGACTTGCGCGGTGGCAAATGCGTCCGTCTCGAGCAAGGGGACTACGGCCGCGAGACCATCTTCGGCGACGACCCGGCCGCTATGGCGCGGCATTGGGTGGACGAGGGGGCGGAGTGCCTGCACCTGGTCGATCTGGATGGCGCGCGGGACGGCCGACCCACGAACTTGCCGGCGATTGAAAAAATTCTCGCCGCCGTCGATGTGCCTTGCGAACTGGGGGGCGGCATTCGTGATGAGCAGACCGTGCGGCAATTGCTCGACGCGGGGCTCGCGCGGCTGGTAATCGGCACGCGCGCGCTGGCCGAGCCGGAGTGGTTCCGCCGGTTGTGTCGCGAGGTGCCGGACCGTTTGGTGCTGGGCATCGACGCGCGTGACGGGCAGGTCGCGACCGACGGTTGGCTGCGCACCAGCGGTGTCGCGGCCACGGAGCTCGCGCGAGATTTCTCGGACGAGCCGCTGGCGGCGATCATCTATACCGATATCGCGACCGACGGCATGTTGTGCGGGCCGAACCTGGCCGCGATGCGCGAGATGCAGGCCGCGACACGGCTGCCCGTGATCGCCTCGGGAGGAATTCACGCCGCCGATGACATGCGGCAGTTGGCCGCGCTGGGACTGGCCGGCTGCATCATCGGCCGGGCGCTTTACGAACACAAATTCACGCTGCGCGAGGCGCTGGCCGCCGCTGCCGAAGGAGGAAGCCGACAAGCAAATCCATTGGTGTAA
- a CDS encoding elongation factor G, whose protein sequence is MAQYKVEDIRNIVFCGHGSAGKTMLADTLLAKTGAINHPVSLDAGTSICDFDEEEKHHKHTVESSLIHFNHGGRFFNVIDTPGYPDFIGQTIAAMRGADTAVIFINAHSGIGVNTRRVFQEAGKAGLGRMIVISKMDLENIEFEELLKEIRALFGTACVPLNVPIGSGHDFKGVVSTLTVPADTKGALTDPAAINGKLIESIIEVDESVTERYFEGTPPTQEEIGRLIVEAVAAGSLIPIICVSAKTGGGISELLDAFALCALPPDKIPHKAKNAEGAEVDVKADPAGPLVAQVFKTRIDPFVQRLSYMRIFSGTLKKDETVHASLVRKPVKLHQLLRVQGGATEPVDVAGPGDIIAVAKTEDLHTGTCLGDFTLPPLAFPTPMVGLAVTPKTRGDEGKLSGALHKIVEEDSTLRLDRDAQTKELVMTGMSELHLQILRERLKRRDKVEVDIKEPKIPYRETIQAIAEGSYRHKKQSGGRGQFGEVHIRVYPLPEGAKIEDYATKSRFPSMREFHYDQAHNFLWVDSIVGGTIPNNFLPAVEKGFKERLDRGVIAGFKVQNVAVEVYFGKHHPVDSSEAAFKTAGSMAFRNVFREARPALLEPIVKLHVTVPNDKLGDVNSDMSSRRGRPLGMDSAGGDLQTVTVEVPLAEVTTYARSLSSMTGGQGSYTMEFSRYDVVPPQAQKEIIEKAVLHEEEEA, encoded by the coding sequence ATGGCTCAATACAAAGTCGAGGACATCCGCAACATCGTTTTCTGCGGGCACGGCTCGGCCGGCAAGACCATGCTGGCCGACACCTTGCTCGCCAAAACCGGGGCCATCAATCATCCTGTCAGTCTGGACGCCGGCACCAGCATCTGCGATTTCGACGAAGAAGAGAAGCATCACAAGCACACCGTCGAATCGAGCCTGATTCACTTCAACCACGGCGGACGTTTCTTCAACGTCATCGACACGCCGGGCTACCCCGACTTCATCGGGCAGACCATCGCGGCCATGCGAGGCGCGGATACGGCTGTGATCTTTATCAACGCCCATTCTGGCATCGGCGTGAATACGCGCCGGGTGTTTCAAGAGGCGGGCAAGGCCGGCCTGGGGCGGATGATCGTGATCAGCAAGATGGATCTCGAGAATATCGAGTTCGAGGAGCTGCTCAAGGAAATCCGCGCGCTGTTTGGCACGGCTTGTGTGCCGCTGAATGTACCGATCGGCAGCGGGCATGATTTCAAAGGTGTCGTCAGCACGCTAACGGTGCCTGCCGACACGAAGGGCGCGCTCACCGATCCCGCGGCCATCAATGGCAAGCTGATCGAATCGATCATCGAAGTCGATGAATCGGTCACGGAGCGCTACTTCGAGGGGACGCCGCCTACACAAGAGGAAATCGGCCGGCTGATCGTCGAGGCCGTGGCCGCCGGGAGCTTGATCCCGATCATCTGCGTATCGGCCAAGACTGGCGGGGGAATTTCGGAACTGCTCGACGCGTTCGCGCTGTGCGCGTTGCCGCCGGACAAGATTCCGCACAAAGCAAAGAATGCCGAGGGGGCCGAAGTTGACGTAAAGGCCGATCCGGCCGGGCCGCTGGTGGCGCAAGTTTTCAAGACGCGCATCGATCCGTTCGTGCAGCGGTTGAGCTACATGCGGATTTTTTCCGGCACGCTGAAGAAGGACGAAACGGTTCATGCCTCGTTAGTGCGCAAGCCGGTTAAGCTGCACCAACTGCTGCGCGTGCAAGGCGGAGCGACCGAACCGGTGGACGTGGCCGGCCCGGGGGACATCATCGCCGTGGCCAAGACCGAGGACCTGCACACCGGCACTTGCTTGGGGGATTTCACGTTGCCACCTTTGGCGTTCCCGACGCCGATGGTGGGATTGGCCGTCACGCCCAAGACGCGCGGCGATGAAGGAAAACTTTCCGGCGCGCTCCATAAGATCGTCGAAGAAGATTCGACGCTACGGCTGGATCGTGACGCGCAGACCAAGGAATTGGTCATGACCGGCATGAGCGAGCTGCATTTGCAGATCTTGCGCGAACGGTTGAAGCGACGCGACAAGGTTGAGGTCGACATCAAAGAGCCGAAGATTCCCTATCGCGAGACGATCCAGGCCATCGCCGAGGGGAGTTATCGCCACAAGAAGCAATCGGGCGGGCGAGGACAGTTCGGCGAAGTACACATTCGCGTTTATCCGTTGCCTGAGGGGGCGAAGATCGAGGATTACGCTACGAAATCGCGGTTTCCCTCAATGCGTGAATTCCATTACGACCAGGCCCATAACTTTCTGTGGGTCGATTCGATCGTCGGCGGCACGATCCCGAACAACTTTCTGCCGGCGGTCGAAAAGGGATTCAAAGAACGGCTCGATCGCGGCGTGATCGCAGGCTTCAAGGTACAGAACGTGGCGGTCGAAGTTTACTTCGGCAAGCATCACCCGGTCGACAGCTCGGAGGCGGCGTTCAAGACGGCCGGTTCGATGGCCTTTCGCAATGTCTTTCGCGAAGCGCGGCCGGCGCTATTGGAACCGATCGTCAAGCTGCATGTCACGGTGCCCAACGATAAGCTGGGAGACGTGAATAGTGACATGTCGAGCCGGCGCGGCCGGCCGCTGGGCATGGATTCGGCCGGCGGCGATCTGCAAACCGTGACGGTCGAGGTGCCGTTGGCCGAGGTCACGACGTACGCCCGCAGCCTGTCGAGCATGACCGGCGGGCAGGGAAGCTACACAATGGAATTCAGCCGGTACGACGTGGTGCCGCCGCAGGCGCAGAAGGAGATCATCGAAAAGGCGGTACTTCACGAAGAGGAAGAAGCGTAG
- a CDS encoding ASCH domain-containing protein yields the protein MPNVLLFKKKFLPAIRAGEKTQTVRLWKHRRMRPGQRSYIPGAGYIQVDTVDEVQLDDLTDDDARRDGFASVELLRSEITELYEDQLTAGYRAYRVIFHTVEKEAISTE from the coding sequence ATGCCAAACGTGCTCTTGTTCAAGAAAAAATTTCTGCCCGCCATTCGCGCCGGCGAGAAGACCCAAACCGTTCGTCTATGGAAGCACCGCCGCATGCGGCCGGGGCAGCGCAGCTACATTCCCGGGGCCGGCTATATCCAGGTCGATACCGTCGATGAAGTGCAGCTCGACGACTTGACCGACGACGATGCCCGGCGCGACGGATTCGCCAGCGTCGAGCTGTTGCGCAGCGAGATCACCGAGCTTTACGAAGATCAACTAACGGCCGGCTACCGCGCCTACCGCGTCATCTTCCACACGGTGGAAAAAGAAGCGATCAGCACGGAGTAA
- a CDS encoding ThuA domain-containing protein, with translation MKRRDLLISTAAALGLSQLPLSWAIAADKPKRKILFFTKSGGFEHSSIKRNGDQPSHADKVLTDLGKEHNFEVVCTKDGTIFDKDLGEFDAFFFQTQGDICTVGNDHQPAVSPEGKKRLLEAVKAGKGFIGSHCGADTCHSPGHDAGGQRQNQTEVDPYIAMVGGEFISHGPQQVARMAIADAKFPGLASVHDKDSADSFKINDEWYSLKNYADDLHVILIQDTQGMKGKDYERPPYPATWARKHGKGRVFYTSMGHREDVWSSAQFRDVILGAIAWTCGDAEADITPNIKQVTPGAGVMPPA, from the coding sequence ATGAAGCGCCGCGACCTGTTGATTTCCACTGCCGCCGCGTTGGGCCTGTCGCAGTTGCCACTGTCGTGGGCGATCGCCGCCGACAAGCCGAAGCGCAAGATCCTGTTCTTCACCAAAAGCGGCGGGTTCGAGCACAGCTCGATCAAGCGCAACGGCGATCAACCGTCGCACGCCGACAAGGTGCTGACCGATCTGGGGAAGGAGCACAATTTCGAAGTCGTGTGTACGAAGGACGGGACGATCTTCGACAAGGACCTCGGGGAGTTCGACGCCTTCTTCTTTCAGACGCAAGGGGACATCTGCACCGTCGGCAACGACCACCAGCCGGCCGTATCACCCGAGGGAAAGAAGCGGCTGCTCGAGGCGGTGAAGGCGGGCAAGGGGTTCATTGGCTCGCACTGTGGTGCCGACACGTGCCACTCGCCAGGCCACGATGCGGGCGGACAGCGGCAGAACCAAACCGAGGTCGATCCCTACATCGCGATGGTCGGCGGTGAGTTCATCAGCCACGGTCCGCAGCAGGTAGCGCGGATGGCGATCGCCGACGCCAAGTTCCCCGGCCTGGCCAGCGTACACGACAAGGATTCGGCCGACTCGTTCAAGATTAACGACGAGTGGTATTCACTGAAGAACTATGCCGACGACTTGCACGTGATCCTGATCCAGGACACGCAAGGGATGAAGGGGAAGGATTACGAGCGCCCCCCCTACCCTGCCACTTGGGCGCGCAAGCACGGCAAGGGACGCGTGTTCTACACCTCGATGGGACATCGCGAGGATGTGTGGAGCAGCGCACAGTTCCGGGATGTCATCCTGGGAGCGATCGCCTGGACCTGCGGCGATGCCGAGGCCGATATCACGCCGAACATCAAGCAAGTCACGCCCGGAGCCGGTGTGATGCCGCCCGCGTAG
- a CDS encoding SDR family oxidoreductase has translation MSQSKKIIALSGVSRGLGLAMAEGFIAAGHTVCGAARNKDAVAELARRFPAPHRFASVDVAHEDQVKGWADDVLAAIGTPDILINNAALMNRPAPLWEIPPAEFASLMDVNVTGVYFVLRHFLPAMVKRQSGVIVNFSSGWGRSTSPEVAPYCTTKWAIEGLTRSLAQELPEGMAAVPLNPGVINTDMLQTAWGADAKSYPSPEQWAKRAVPLILGITAKNNGEAMAVRSG, from the coding sequence ATGTCTCAATCAAAGAAGATTATCGCCCTGTCGGGTGTCAGCCGTGGGTTGGGGCTGGCGATGGCCGAGGGGTTTATCGCCGCCGGGCATACCGTCTGTGGCGCGGCCCGGAATAAAGACGCCGTGGCCGAATTGGCGCGGCGTTTTCCCGCGCCGCACCGGTTTGCGAGTGTCGACGTAGCTCACGAGGATCAGGTAAAAGGTTGGGCCGATGACGTGCTGGCCGCCATCGGCACGCCGGACATCTTGATCAACAACGCGGCGCTCATGAATCGGCCGGCGCCGCTGTGGGAGATTCCGCCTGCGGAATTCGCCAGCCTGATGGACGTGAATGTCACGGGGGTGTACTTCGTGCTGCGGCATTTTCTGCCGGCGATGGTCAAGCGACAGTCGGGGGTGATCGTGAACTTCAGCTCTGGCTGGGGGCGCTCGACGTCACCGGAAGTGGCTCCCTATTGCACGACCAAGTGGGCTATCGAAGGCTTGACGCGTTCGCTGGCGCAAGAGCTGCCCGAGGGGATGGCGGCGGTTCCGCTGAACCCCGGCGTGATCAATACCGACATGCTGCAAACGGCCTGGGGCGCCGATGCGAAGAGCTATCCCAGCCCCGAACAATGGGCCAAGCGCGCGGTGCCGCTGATCCTGGGCATCACGGCCAAGAACAACGGCGAGGCGATGGCTGTGCGGTCGGGTTGA
- a CDS encoding EF-hand domain-containing protein: MRLLIIAALAVLLLDTSSAFARYPRHRGNSAARAAAAQRQAAFLQQFDADGNGQLDPTEKQAAQAAIKQMKGKGTGQAGNLGGNTGGKLASDKKKLAEKLTPEQKKELVKRFDKDGDGKLSAEEREAAKQALKKDGELK; the protein is encoded by the coding sequence ATGCGACTGTTGATCATCGCCGCCTTGGCAGTGCTGTTGCTCGACACATCAAGCGCCTTCGCCCGCTATCCCCGTCACCGCGGTAACAGCGCAGCGCGCGCCGCGGCCGCCCAACGTCAGGCCGCCTTCCTTCAACAGTTCGACGCCGACGGCAACGGTCAGCTCGATCCCACCGAGAAGCAAGCCGCTCAGGCCGCGATCAAGCAAATGAAGGGGAAGGGAACTGGTCAGGCAGGGAACCTTGGCGGCAACACGGGCGGAAAACTGGCCAGCGACAAGAAAAAGCTCGCTGAAAAGCTCACCCCCGAGCAAAAGAAAGAGCTCGTCAAGCGCTTCGACAAGGACGGCGACGGCAAGCTGAGTGCCGAAGAGCGCGAAGCCGCCAAGCAGGCACTCAAGAAGGACGGCGAGCTCAAGTAA
- a CDS encoding pyruvate carboxylase, translating into MKPIRKLLVANRGEIAIRVFRAAHELGIRTVAIYSHEDRFALHRLKADEAYPIGKPGEPLRSYLDIDGIVDIAVRHEVDAIHPGYGFLAENPGLPRAANKAGIIVCGPPPEVLEQLGDKVTARGIAASVGVPVLAGSNHPLASTDEALKLAEKLGYPVMLKAAKGGGGRGMRVVNTGDELPNSLAQAQREALSAFGSDEVFLEKYIPRPRHIEVQLLGDQHGNLVHLYERDCSLQRRHQKVVELAPALKLDPQVRDEICEAAIKIGRKVNYQNAGTVEFLLDTDTDKFYFIEVNPRIQVEHTVTEAVTGVDIVQCQILVAQGKRLDSPEIDLGSQAAITTRGYAIQCRVTTEDPENRFLPDYGRITGYRSAGGTGVRLDGGTAFSGAMVTPFYDSLLVKVTAWARQFPDAARRMERCLQEFRIRGVKTNLPFLINLVTHPDFLAGGYTTRFLDDTPELFQFTASRDRATRIFHYLGEVIVNGHSAVKKRPENARRTPAPVPAIDLDKPGPKGARDKLLELGPKKFSQWILDQKQLLLTDTTFRDAHQSLLATRLRTHDMVQIAQAYSRLVPQLFSIEMWGGATFDTAMRFLGECPWQRLADLREGIPNILFQMLFRASNALGYANYPDNVVKAFVKETAAAGMDIFRIFDSLNWVENMRVAMEAVIESGAICEAAICYTGDILDPKRTKYNLKYYVDMAKQLEKLGAHTLCIKDMAGLCKPYAAELLVRTLKQEIGIPIHFHTHDTSGVQAGAVLKAAEVGLDIADAAVAPFSGLTSQPNLNSLVEALRFTERDTDLGFEPLQQIADYWAAVREFYIPFETGMLASTADVYIDEMPGGQYTNLYQQAKAIGLAHRWRDVCRVYAEVNQLFGDIVKVTPSSKAVGDMALFMVTGDLTVKDVLDPQRELAFPESVVDLISGRMGQPPGGFPPAVQKRILRNRTAVKERPGATLPPADFAAAEAAVEKILGQKPTNRDVMSYFMYPKVFAEFAARQEQYGDTSVLPTSVFFYGPEPGEEFTFDIERGKTLIVKYLTLGDPHPDGRRTVFFELNGQSRNVTVQDRALDSSVVHHPKADASDQNQVGAPMPGSVVTVAVNAGDAVAKGQKLLSMEAMKMETTVYAERDGKVAEVLVRPGTQIETGDLLVRFE; encoded by the coding sequence ATGAAGCCCATCCGCAAACTGCTGGTCGCTAACCGTGGCGAAATCGCCATCCGCGTATTTCGGGCTGCCCATGAGCTTGGCATCCGCACCGTCGCGATCTACTCCCACGAGGATCGCTTCGCCCTGCATCGGCTGAAAGCGGACGAAGCTTACCCGATCGGCAAACCCGGTGAACCGCTCCGGTCGTACCTCGACATCGACGGTATCGTCGACATTGCCGTCCGGCACGAGGTCGACGCCATCCACCCCGGTTACGGCTTTTTGGCCGAGAACCCCGGGCTGCCGCGCGCCGCGAACAAAGCCGGCATCATCGTCTGCGGTCCGCCTCCCGAGGTGCTGGAGCAACTGGGCGATAAGGTCACGGCCCGGGGCATCGCCGCCTCGGTTGGTGTGCCGGTGCTGGCCGGCAGCAATCATCCACTCGCCAGTACCGACGAAGCGCTGAAGCTGGCCGAGAAGCTCGGCTACCCGGTCATGCTCAAGGCAGCCAAAGGGGGCGGCGGCCGCGGGATGCGCGTCGTGAACACGGGCGACGAGCTTCCTAACTCGCTGGCCCAAGCCCAGCGCGAGGCGCTCTCTGCCTTCGGCAGCGACGAAGTCTTTCTGGAAAAATACATCCCCCGCCCACGCCACATCGAGGTGCAACTGCTGGGCGATCAGCACGGCAACCTGGTCCACCTTTACGAGCGCGATTGTTCGCTGCAGCGGCGGCATCAAAAAGTCGTCGAGCTCGCTCCAGCGCTCAAGCTCGATCCACAAGTTCGCGACGAAATTTGCGAGGCGGCAATTAAGATCGGCCGCAAAGTGAATTATCAGAACGCCGGCACCGTCGAGTTCCTGCTCGATACCGACACCGACAAGTTCTATTTCATCGAGGTCAATCCGCGTATCCAGGTCGAGCATACCGTCACGGAAGCCGTGACCGGCGTCGACATCGTGCAATGTCAGATACTGGTCGCGCAGGGTAAACGGCTCGACAGCCCTGAGATCGATCTCGGCTCGCAAGCCGCGATCACGACGCGCGGCTACGCCATCCAATGCCGCGTCACGACCGAAGATCCCGAGAATCGCTTTCTGCCTGACTATGGCCGCATCACCGGCTATCGCTCGGCGGGGGGCACCGGCGTCCGTCTCGACGGAGGCACCGCTTTCTCGGGCGCTATGGTGACGCCGTTTTACGATTCGTTGTTGGTCAAAGTCACGGCCTGGGCCCGCCAGTTTCCGGACGCGGCCCGCCGCATGGAGCGCTGCCTGCAAGAGTTTCGCATCCGCGGCGTGAAAACCAACCTGCCGTTTCTCATCAACCTGGTCACGCATCCCGATTTCCTGGCCGGCGGCTACACGACCCGCTTTCTGGACGACACACCTGAGCTCTTCCAGTTCACCGCTTCGCGCGATCGGGCCACGAGGATTTTCCACTACCTGGGCGAAGTGATCGTCAATGGTCACTCGGCCGTAAAGAAGCGCCCCGAGAATGCGCGCCGCACGCCGGCGCCGGTTCCCGCGATCGACCTCGATAAGCCCGGACCCAAGGGGGCACGCGACAAACTGCTCGAGCTGGGTCCCAAGAAATTCAGCCAGTGGATTCTCGATCAAAAGCAATTGCTGCTGACGGACACCACATTCCGCGACGCGCACCAGTCGCTGCTGGCTACCCGCTTGCGCACGCACGACATGGTGCAGATCGCGCAGGCTTATTCACGCCTGGTGCCGCAACTGTTCTCGATCGAAATGTGGGGAGGCGCCACGTTCGACACCGCCATGCGGTTCCTCGGCGAATGCCCCTGGCAGCGCCTGGCCGACCTGCGCGAGGGGATTCCCAATATCCTCTTCCAGATGTTGTTCCGCGCCTCGAACGCCTTGGGCTACGCGAACTATCCCGACAACGTCGTGAAGGCGTTCGTCAAGGAAACCGCCGCGGCCGGCATGGACATCTTCCGCATTTTCGACTCGTTGAATTGGGTCGAGAACATGCGCGTCGCGATGGAAGCCGTGATCGAGTCGGGCGCCATTTGCGAAGCGGCCATCTGCTATACGGGCGACATCCTCGACCCGAAGCGAACGAAGTACAACCTGAAGTACTACGTCGACATGGCCAAGCAATTGGAAAAGCTCGGCGCGCACACCCTGTGCATCAAGGATATGGCCGGCCTGTGCAAACCGTACGCGGCCGAGTTGCTAGTCCGCACACTGAAACAAGAAATCGGCATCCCCATACACTTCCATACGCACGACACTTCCGGCGTGCAGGCCGGCGCGGTACTGAAAGCCGCCGAAGTGGGGCTCGACATCGCCGACGCGGCCGTGGCCCCGTTCTCAGGCCTCACGTCGCAGCCGAATCTGAATTCGCTGGTCGAGGCGCTGCGCTTCACCGAGCGCGACACAGACCTGGGCTTCGAGCCGCTGCAGCAGATTGCCGACTATTGGGCCGCCGTGCGCGAGTTTTACATTCCCTTCGAGACCGGCATGCTCGCCAGCACGGCCGACGTCTATATCGACGAAATGCCCGGCGGGCAATACACGAACTTGTATCAACAGGCCAAGGCGATCGGCCTGGCCCACCGCTGGCGCGACGTCTGCCGCGTTTACGCCGAGGTGAACCAACTCTTCGGCGACATCGTTAAGGTAACGCCCAGCTCGAAGGCGGTCGGCGACATGGCGCTGTTCATGGTCACCGGCGATCTGACGGTAAAAGACGTTCTCGATCCGCAACGCGAACTGGCCTTCCCCGAATCGGTCGTCGACCTGATCTCGGGCCGCATGGGTCAACCGCCGGGCGGATTCCCGCCGGCCGTGCAGAAGCGCATCTTGCGAAACCGCACAGCAGTGAAAGAGCGCCCGGGCGCCACGCTGCCGCCGGCCGATTTCGCCGCTGCCGAGGCCGCGGTCGAAAAGATACTGGGCCAGAAGCCGACCAACCGCGACGTCATGTCGTACTTCATGTATCCGAAAGTATTTGCCGAGTTCGCCGCCCGCCAGGAGCAATACGGCGATACCAGCGTCCTTCCTACCTCGGTCTTCTTCTACGGTCCCGAGCCAGGCGAGGAATTCACGTTCGATATCGAACGGGGGAAGACGCTGATCGTGAAGTACCTGACCCTGGGCGATCCGCACCCCGATGGCCGCCGGACCGTCTTCTTCGAGCTTAACGGCCAGTCACGCAACGTCACCGTGCAAGATCGGGCCCTGGATTCGTCGGTCGTACATCATCCCAAGGCCGACGCCAGCGACCAGAACCAGGTCGGCGCGCCGATGCCCGGCTCGGTCGTCACCGTGGCTGTGAACGCCGGCGACGCCGTGGCCAAGGGGCAAAAGCTGCTGTCGATGGAAGCCATGAAGATGGAAACCACGGTCTACGCCGAGCGCGATGGCAAAGTGGCCGAGGTCCTGGTCCGCCCTGGCACCCAGATCGAAACCGGCGACCTGCTGGTACGGTTCGAGTAG
- a CDS encoding PEP-CTERM sorting domain-containing protein: MRHRSTIAAASYLLLAICGSATANSIGLNFTATRFGGGPYPILPNESAGLVPQTNWNNTNPLGNGSTADVASPVAGTLVDNTGAATGVTVQWFNGNAEVNSSGGNTTPDERLFRGAVEGQFFGSPSPQLEVTVSNVPYAHYEVIAYVVGFGFAADSSVRLGDQEFFYTQSSNFTTDGFIKATATDYADRTLATYAEFDNLTGSTFTLELIHQGGNRPAIDGFQIVATPEPSSWVLIVLGCGLLGLHIRQRRK, from the coding sequence ATGCGCCATCGCTCCACTATCGCCGCCGCTTCGTATCTACTCCTTGCGATCTGCGGTTCGGCCACTGCTAATTCCATCGGCCTGAATTTCACGGCCACGCGCTTCGGTGGTGGCCCTTATCCGATTCTGCCGAACGAATCGGCCGGCCTGGTGCCGCAGACGAATTGGAACAATACGAATCCGCTCGGCAATGGCAGCACAGCCGACGTTGCATCGCCAGTCGCTGGCACGCTTGTCGATAACACCGGGGCCGCGACGGGCGTGACGGTGCAATGGTTCAACGGCAATGCCGAAGTCAATTCCTCCGGCGGAAACACCACGCCCGACGAACGCTTGTTCCGGGGTGCGGTCGAAGGGCAGTTCTTTGGGTCGCCATCGCCACAGTTGGAGGTCACGGTGTCGAATGTTCCCTACGCACACTACGAGGTGATTGCGTACGTCGTCGGCTTCGGCTTCGCCGCCGACAGCAGCGTTCGCCTAGGGGACCAGGAATTTTTCTATACGCAATCGAGCAACTTCACGACCGACGGGTTTATCAAAGCCACGGCCACCGACTACGCCGACCGCACCTTGGCCACTTATGCCGAGTTCGACAACCTGACCGGCTCGACGTTTACGCTCGAGTTGATCCACCAGGGAGGCAACCGGCCGGCGATCGACGGCTTTCAGATCGTGGCTACGCCCGAGCCTTCGTCATGGGTGTTGATCGTGCTGGGATGCGGGCTGCTAGGGCTGCACATTCGCCAACGACGGAAATAA